A single genomic interval of Zingiber officinale cultivar Zhangliang chromosome 4A, Zo_v1.1, whole genome shotgun sequence harbors:
- the LOC121971530 gene encoding annexin D5-like yields the protein MSTLALPPFLADPRRDAIDLHKAFKGFGCDSAAVINILAHRDATQRALIQQEYRIMYSDELTNRLSSELSGHFKKAMLLWILDPAGRDATALKQVLSGDMVDLNAATEIICSRTPSQIQTIRQIYYAKFGVYLEHDIHYCTSGDHQKLLLAYVGQVRYEGHEVDPHMVSEDAKDLYKAGEKRLGTDEKTFIRIFSERSRAQLAAVAACYDHTYKNKLKKAVKSETSGPFEFALLTILRCAENPAKYFAKVLRQAMKGLGTDDKTLVRVVVTRTELDMQYIKAEYHKKYKKPLHDAIHSETSGHYRTFLLALLGPHT from the exons ATGTCGACGCTGGCCCTTCCCCCCTTCCTCGCTGACCCTCGCCGAGACGCCATCGATCTTCACAAAGCCTTCAAAG GATTTGGTTGTGATTCTGCTGCTGTTATAAATATTCTTGCTCATCGTGATGCAACCCAGCGTGCACTTATTCAGCAGGAGTACAGAATCATGTATTCTGATGAGCTTACTAATCGGTTATCATCAGAACTCAGCGGGCACTTTAAG AAAGCAATGCTTCTTTGGATTCTTGATCCAGCTGGAAGGGATGCAACTGCTCTGAAGCAAGTTCTCAGTGGGGATATGGTAGATCTAAATGCAGCCACTGAAATAATATGTTCTCGAACACCTTCGCAGATACAAACAATCAGACAGATATACTATGCCAAATTTGGTGTTTATCTAGAACATGATATTCATTATTGCACCTCTGGCGATCACCAAAAG CTACTGCTGGCATATGTTGGACAAGTACGCTATGAAGGACATGAAGTTGATCCTCATATGGTATCAGAAGATGCAAAGGATCTATACAAAGCTGGGGAGAAACGGTTGGGAACAGATGAAAAGACCTTCATCCGCATTTTTAGTGAACGCAGCAGGGCGCAATTGGCAGCTGTTGCTGCTTGCTATGATCATACCTACAAGAACAAGCTGAAGAAG GCCGTGAAGAGTGAAACATCTGGACCTTTTGAATTTGCTCTTCTGACAATTCTCAGGTGTGCAGAGAATCCTGCTAAGTATTTTGCCAAG GTATTGCGCCAGGCAATGAAGGGTTTAGGTACAGATGACAAAAcacttgtgagggttgtggttaCCAGAACTGAATTGGACATGCAATACATAAAGGCCGAGTACCATAAGAAGTACAAGAAACCCCTTCATGATGCCATACATTCAGAGACATCAGGTCATTATCGGACTTTTCTCCTTGCACTTTTAGGCCCTCACACCTAG
- the LOC121971531 gene encoding uncharacterized protein LOC121971531, producing the protein MAEYGEEKERSNGVIDGDEEGVRGSIEIELDPVTSGGGETLYSVLRDFFAGVVSPPPPALLQRIKSSASESAPRLQEASRNSARNLCLWTRRGGPLRALFVISVGTITLLALTGLLIFFCFLVTATLNAIIISLLLSLAAAGGFLAIFFACLTAIYIGALSFAVFIISTTTISAIIAVFVATGWIAFFWLVWLAVKKSVNLTKKSVSMTSSAISAYSTAWQAKRDLASKRD; encoded by the exons ATGGCGGAGTACGGCGAGGAGAAGGAGAGATCCAACGGCGTTATCGATGGCGACGAGGAAGGCGTGCGAGGCTCGATCGAGATCGAGCTCGACCCTGTCACCTCTGGCGGAGGCGAGACGCTCTACTCCGTCCTCCGCGACTTCTTTGCCGGCGTCGTTTCGCCGCCGCCGCCCGCCCTCCTTCAGCGGATCAAGTCATCCGCCTCTGAATCCGCACCCCGCCTTCAGGAAGCTTCTCGAAACTCGGCGAGGAACCTCTGCCTATGGACCCGCCGCGGCGGCCCCCTCCGCGCCCTCTTCGTCATCTCG GTTGGAACAATCACTCTTTTGGCTTTAACAGGGTTGCTGATATTTTTTTGTTTCTTGGTCACTGCAACACTAAATGCTATTATTATCTCGTTACTGCTGTCCTTGGCGGCTGCTGGTGGTTTTTTGGCTATCTTCTTTGCATGCTTAACAGCGATATATATTGGAGCATTATCCTTTGCAGTTTTCATAATCTCCACAACAACCATCTCAGCCATCATAGCAGTCTTTGTAGCTACTG GATGGATTGCGTTCTTCTGGCTTGTGTGGCTTGCTGTTAAAAAAAGTGTGAACCTCACCAAGAAATCTGTGAGTATGACGAGCTCTGCTATTTCTGCATACTCAACTGCTTGGCAGGCAAAACGGGATTTAGCATCGAAAAGAGATTAA